The Desulfurellaceae bacterium genomic sequence TGTTGATCTGATGCTGTTGCCACTCGCAGCTAATGGCCGCTGCGGTGATGGTGATACCGCGCTCGCGTTCCTGGGGCATCCAGTCGGTGACGGCCGTTCCGTCGTGGACCTCGCCGATCTTATGCGACAGACCGGTGTAGTACAGAACGCGTTCGCTGACCGTGGTTTTGCCACTGTCAACGTGGGCAACAATGCCGATATTCCGAATGTTTTCCAGTGCGGGCGACATATACCTCTCCGTGCCAGGTGTGGGGTACGAGCGTTCAGAAAAGGAAAGATGAGGAGGGGAGCGGGCTAGAGCACGGCTCTAGCCATTTCGGTCATGCCCTCCAGTCTTACACAAAAATGGGCGGCTATCCAAGAGGCCGGTCGGCGGAAGATGACACCTGCGTGACACAACAGAACAGTTTTTGTCCCAGGGCTGCGCCCCGATCCGGCCTGGACCGCCTAGATCTGATACTCTTTCAACAGATTGCGGGCGATGACCAGCTTTTGAATCTCGCTCGTGCCCTCGCCGATGATCATCAGCGGGGCGTCGCGGTAAAACCGCTCGACCGGAAACTCCTGGGTATAGCCGTAGCCGCCCAGCACCCGCATGGCGTCGAGGGCGACTTCCTCGCACGATTCCGAGGCGAACAGCTTGGCCATGCCGGCCTCCAGATCGCAGCGCTCACCCCGGTCTTTCTTGAGTGCGGCCTGGCGCACCAGCAGGCGCGAGGCCTCGATTTTGGTCGCCATGTCGGCCAGCTTGAGTTGGATGGCCTGATGCTCACAGATCGGCTTGCCAAAGGTCTCGCGTTGTTGGGCGTAGCGAATCGCCTCCTCAAACGCGGCCTGGGCCACGCCGACGGCGCGGGCCGCGACATTGATGCGGCCGACCTCAAGACCGCCCATGACCTGTTTGAAGCCCTGGCCCTCGTGGCCGCCGATCAGGCTTGAGGCTGGAGTCGGAAAATCCTCAAACGCCAACTCACAGGTATCCAGGCCCTTATAGCCGAGCTTTTTGATATCCCGGCTGACCGTCAGGCCCGGCGCGCCTTTTTCGACCGCAAACAGGCTGATGCCGCTATACGCCGGCTGGGCGTCGGGGTCGGTCTTGGCCGCCACGGCCAGGATGTTGCCGTGGCGGCCGTTGGTGATGAACATTTTGCTGCCGTTGATCAGGTACTGATCGCCATGTTTCCTGGCCGTGGATTTGATGCGTTGCACGTCGCTGCCGGCGTGCGGCTCGGTCAGGGCCAGGCCGCCGCGTTTTTCCCCGCTGGCCATGGCCGGCAGCAGATTCCGGCGCTGCTCCTCGGTGCCGAACTGGGCAATGATGTGGGCGAACAGCAGGTGAGAGTTCAGGATACCGGTCAGGCTCATCCAGCCCCGGCAGATCTCCTCAATAATCATCGCATAGGTCGAAAACGACAGGCCCAGGCCGCCGTACTGGGTCGGGATAATCGCCCCGAACAGACCCAACTGCTTCATGTGTTCGACCAGGCCGTGGGGGTATTCGTCGCGGTGTTCCAACTCGCTGGCGACCGGTTTGACCTCGCGCTCGACAAAACGCTGGATGGTGGACAGAATCTGTTGATCTTCTTCGTTC encodes the following:
- a CDS encoding acyl-CoA dehydrogenase family protein; this encodes MAGVATLNEEDQQILSTIQRFVEREVKPVASELEHRDEYPHGLVEHMKQLGLFGAIIPTQYGGLGLSFSTYAMIIEEICRGWMSLTGILNSHLLFAHIIAQFGTEEQRRNLLPAMASGEKRGGLALTEPHAGSDVQRIKSTARKHGDQYLINGSKMFITNGRHGNILAVAAKTDPDAQPAYSGISLFAVEKGAPGLTVSRDIKKLGYKGLDTCELAFEDFPTPASSLIGGHEGQGFKQVMGGLEVGRINVAARAVGVAQAAFEEAIRYAQQRETFGKPICEHQAIQLKLADMATKIEASRLLVRQAALKKDRGERCDLEAGMAKLFASESCEEVALDAMRVLGGYGYTQEFPVERFYRDAPLMIIGEGTSEIQKLVIARNLLKEYQI